CACATGAACACTAAAGCACTTTTACTGGTAACAAGCACTCTTTTTATTTCAGCCTGCTCACCTTATATCGTCACCGCTCATCCAAACAATAATGCTTTAAAATCTGACGAGAAAGCAGAGAAAATTAAAAATATATTTAATGAAGCGCACACTGCTGGTGTTTTAGTTATTCAAAAAGATCAAACACAGCAAAGCTACGGAAACGATCTCACTCGAGCTTCGACAGAATACATACCTGCTTCAACTTTTAAGATGCTTAATGCTTTAATCGGCCTCGAACATCATAAAGTAACTACCACAGAAATATTCAAATGGGATGGAAAAAAGCGACTCTTTCCTGAATGGGAAAAGGACATGACGCTCGGCGATGCCATGAAGGCTTCCGCTATTCCGGTTTATCAGGATTTAGCTCGTCGTATTGGTCTTAAGCTCATGTCTAATGAAGTAAAGCGTGTAGGATATGGCAATGCAAACATTGGCACACAAGTCGATAATTTTTGGCTTGTCGGTCCTTTAAAAATTACTCCTCAGCAAGAAGCACAATTTGCCTATAAATTAGCTCATAAAACCCTTCCATTTAGTCAAAATGTACAAGAGCAAGTTCAATCAATGCTATTTATAGAAGAAAAGAACGGAAATAAAATTTATGCAAAAAGTGGCTGGGGTTTTGATGTAAATCCTCAAGTAGGATGGCTAACCGGATGGGTCGTTCAACCTCAAGGAAATATTGTAGCGTTCTCACTTAACTTAGAAATGAAAAAAGGAATGCCGGGCTCGGTTCGAAAAGAAGTTGCTTATAAAAGCTTAGAACAATTAGGTATTTTATAAATTTAAGCTTTAAGGCCCAGTTCTTTTGTTTACACTTTTGAGCTGGGCCAATTTTATGCTTCAGATATTAAAATTTAATTTATCCATCAACTGGTTCAAACGGCGTATTTAGGTTTAACTGATAAAAAGCAGCATCTAACCATTGTCCAAACTTAAAACCTACCTGTTTAAAAGTCCCAACATGAGTGAATCCCATTTTTTCATGAAGACCAATACTGGCTTGATTAGTCGCATCTATACAACCAATCAATACATGAAGCTCAGCTTCTTGAGCCCGTTGAATTAATGCTTGCATTAAAACTTTACTTAAACCACAACCACGATGTTCATGATGAATATAAATACTGTGCTCAACTGTATATTTATAAGCAGGAAAAGCTCTAAATGTTCCCCAACTTGCAAAGCCCAATAATTTACCTGACTCATCCAAAATACCAATCACAGGAAAGCCCTTTTCTCTTTTTACAGAAAACCAAGTTTTCATTGACTCAAGTGGACGCGGTACATAGTCATACAATGCTGTAGAGTTAATAATAGCTTCATTCAAAATCTCTAATATAGCTGCCGCATGTTCTGCTTCATTACAATCAATTAGACGAAATTTAGAATCGAGGGAATAGGTCATAAAGATTCCTTAACAGCAGACAAGAGTTGATTAGAAACGACTAAAATATAACGAGCGATTTGAGATGAATTATTGCTATATATAACAGGTTGATCTAATTGCATTGCCAAGCAATCCCCTTGGCATAATGCATAAGAATTTTTACCTAATTGAATATCAATTTTTCCTTCAACGACCCAAAGTTGCTGTTGTACAACTTTGGTACTTTCACTAATTTCATAAGTAATTCGAGAATGCGGCGGAAACTCAATTTCAACAATCTGAAATGGCAATTTTAAATTAGGTGGTGAAACGGTACGGCGAATATAGCCAGTTTCTGGATCTTGCCATTGGGCTTGTTGGTCACGGTGAATAAGCGGTTGAGGTGAGGGGCTACTTGTTTCATTTGTAAAAATTTGAGTTAAAGGCACTTCAAGCCCAATTGCTAACTTTTCAAGTACAACTGCGGTTGGACTAGTTTCCCCTCTTTCAATTAAAGAAATAGCTGAGCGGCTTACTTGGCATCTGGCTGCAAGTCCATCTAGCGTATATCCACGAGCCAAACGTAACTCTCGTATTCGATGCGCAATCCTGATGTTGATATCATCCATATAATCAGCCTTAATTCCATAATTATGGATAATTATTCCACTAAAATAGATATACATCAAATGATTTCAGATAATAATCTTGAGCGTTTCAAAAACGTCAAGAAAGAATAAAACTGTAGGGTTAAAACCGAAAAATAACCATTCATGACTGCATTCTTTAAATTACTCATGCAGAACCGTTTTGGCTATGTAACAATACTCCCTAAATTATTTATATAAGTCTTCACATGGCATTGATTATTGGAATTGACCCAGGTTCACGCTTAACAGGTTATGGAATCATTGAAAAAGATGGTAGTAAGCTGCGTTTTGTCGATGCCGGTACAATCCGAACTGAAACTCAAGAAATGCCAGAACGCTTAAAACGTATTTTTGCTGGTGTTGAGCGCATTGTGAAATTTCATGGGCCTACTGAAGCTGCAGTTGAGCAAGTTTTTATGGCTCAAAACCCAGACTCTGCCTTAAAACTGGGTCAAGCCCGTGGTGCTGCCATAGCCGCATTAGTTAATTTAGATTTACAAGTTGCTGAATATACCGCCCGTCAAATTAAACAGTCAGTAGTTGGTTATGGTGCTGCGGATAAAGAGCAAGTACAAATGATGGTCATGCGATTACTTAATCTGACCATTAAACCTCAATCCGATGCAGCCGATGCCCTTGCTGCTGCCATTTGTCATGCGCATGCCTCGGGAAGTATGAGCAAACTATCTGTTCTTAATGCTTTAGGTGGTATGGCACGTGGACGCAGTCGCTCTAGTAGCCGTAGACGTTAAAAGCCTTATTGATTTACGACTTGAGTAATTGCCTGATTCATCTCAAAAGCCTGTAAACCACGCATACCTTGTTGTGCAAGTCGGTCACCTGCCTGAGCATGCAGGGTAACAATTTCATGTAATGTAATTCCTTTGTGGAACTGGGCTTTTAAGCTTGCAATCATGCCTGCTAAAACATCTCCCATTCCACCAGTTCCCATGCCCGCGTTTCCTTCGGTACAGATATACAGATTATCGTCTAAAATTAAGCTACCTGCCCCTTTAAGCACCCATTGGCCAGCATATTTGTGTTGTAAAGCATAAATTGTAGCAATTCGGTCATTTTCAATTTGCACTGTAGAGCAACCAAGTAATGTAGCAGCTTCACCAGGGTGAGGTGTTGCATAAATGTGTGAGCTCAATTTTTCAGGTTGTTGAGCTAGAAACCACAATGCATCTGCGTCTAACACAGTCTCTAGTTGCTTACTTTGATTTAACGAATTAATCCATTGTTGATAGATTTTTTCGGCCCAATCATCTCGTCCTAGTCCCATTCCAAAGCATACTGCATCAACTTGAGACAAAATATCTTTGATGTCATTTTCATCGAACTTATTAATATCACGGAGCATAATATTAGGAGCTCGTGACAAAATCGCCTGATGATGGTTACGATGACAAATTACCGTCACTTTACCTGCTCCTGCATGAAAAGCAGCTTCAGCAGCCATAATGACAGCACCACCCATTTGCTCATGACCACCAACGACCAAAACATGCCCATAGCTTCCCTTGTGCCCAAATGCCATACGTTTAGGAAGTTTAATAGGTGCAGATGACAAATAAGCTAGAGCTTTCAATTCTTGGTCTATTGGAATTAATTCCATTAAATGAAGTTGCCCAGCGTATTCTTTACCTTGACCAGTAAATAACCCTGCTTTAAGCCCTAAAATAGTAAATGTATGATCAGCCCGTATTGCGCAAGGCAAGGTAGATCCTGTATTTGCATGTAATCCACTCGGTATATCAATCGAAATTTTCAAACCAGTTTGTACATTAAATTGGTGAATCGTCTGTTGCCAATAAGTATTTAGCTCCCGATTTAAACCTATTCCAAATAACGCATCAATATGGCAATCAAAGGTTTTATTCACTTCAAAGCTCTGATGTACTTGTACATGATTTTCTTTTGCAAAATGGACAGCATGGCGTAAATCGATTGAATCGCCCAATTCAGCCGCAAATATTTCTACATGAAATCCGGCTTGCTTCAGATAACTTGCTATAAAGTAACCATCGCCTGCGTTATTACCCTGTCCACACCATACAGCAATTTGTTTAATTGAATGATTTTCAAAAAGTATGATGAGTTGTCGAGTGATTGACCAAGCTGCTTGCTGCATTAAGCCTAATGATGAGTTTTGCGCAGCAAACCAACGCTGCTCCCATGCCTGAATATCTTGGCTATGATAAACTACTCCCTGCATATTATTATCCTCTTGCATTTTGGTTTATGACATCTTCCAACACATCACGCATTGCAGTGCAACAAATTGATCCTTATGAACTAAAAGCATGGATCAAGACTCAAGCATTAGACTTGGGTTTTGCTGATTGTGTCATTGCAAAACCAGATGCTCAAGAGCAAATGCCACGTTTTTTAGAATACCTTGAACGTGGTTATCATGCAGATATGACTTATTTAGAAGAAAATCTAGAAAAGCGAGCTGATCCGACCTTATTAGTTCCTGGCACAAAAAGTATTATTTGCGTCCGCATGAATTATCTTGTGGAATCTCCAAAACCTCGATATGTACCTTTCGAACCCAACTCTGCCATTATTGCCCGATATGCACGTGGTCGTGATTACCATAAAGTCATGCGCGGCAGATTGAAAACTTTAGCAACGCGGATTCGTGAAAAAGTGGGAGATTTTGAGTCTCGTCCCTTTGCTGACTCGGCCCCTATTTTCGAGAAATCACTAGCAGAAAGTGCTGGTATGGGATGGACGGGTAAACACACATTGCTCATCCATAAAAAATCCGGTTCTTTTTTTGTATTAGGGGAGCTATTTACATCTCTAGATTTACCTTTTGATGAGCCTGCAACAGCACATTGTGGTTCGTGTAGCGCATGTATTGATATTTGCCCGACACAAGCAATTGTTGAGCCTTATATGCTTGATGCAAGACGCTGTATTGCATATTTAACCATTGAATATAAAGGAATCATTGCAGAAGAATTACGCTCAGGTATTGGTAATCGCATCTTTGGTTGTGATGATTGCCAATTAATTTGCCCATGGAACAGTTTTGCCAAAACTGCATCTATTACCGATTTCAATCCTAGACATGGCTTAGATAATATTAATCTGCTTGATATCTGGCAGTGGGATGAAGCTACTTTTTTAGCAAATACCGAAGGTAGTCCGATTCGCCGAACAGGCTATCAATCGTTTAAACGTAATATTGCCATTGGCTTAGGAAATGCCCCTTATTCAAAAGAAATTGTAGATCAGCTACACAACGGTAAAAATTTACATGACGAAATCGTCAATGTGCATATTGATTGGGCAATTGAACAACAACTTCATCAACTTGAGCTATCAAATTAAAAAAATGATGTTTTTTGCCCTATAGCTTTAATACGAATTCTGTATGATTATGTACAGTGAATTAATGCCATCATCATGGATATGACAATGACTCTACGTAATGATTGGAATCGTGAAGAAATCCAAGCTTTATATGAACAACCTTTTTTGGATTTAGTTTTCAAGGCTCAGCAAGTACATCGTGAGCACTTCACTGCCAATACAATTCAGGTCAGTACCCTTTTATCGATTAAAACGGGTAAATGTCCTGAAGATTGCAAATACTGCTCACAATCGGCACATTACGAATCAAAACTAGAAGCAGAAAAACGTATTGCTGTTGAAAAAGTGATTAGCGAAGCAAAAGCTGCAAAAGATTCGGGTTCATCTCGTTTTTGTATGGGTGCTGCTTGGCGCAACCCACATGAGCGCGATATGCCTTATGTACTAGAAATGGTGCGCGAAGTTAAAGCATTAGGTATGGAAACCTGCATGACTTTAGGTATGCTTAACCAATCTCAAGCAGAACGTTTAAAAGACGCTGGTTTAGATTACTACAACCATAACCTTGATACGTCTCGTGAATACTATTCTCATATTATTAGTACCCGTACTTTTGATGATCGTTTAAATACACTTGATTATGTTCGTCAAGCTGGCATGAAAGTATGTAGTGGCGGTATTGTAGGTTTAGGTGAAAGCCGTGAAGACCGTATTGGTTTGTTACATGAATTAGCTACCTTACCTATTCATCCAGAATCTGTGCCAATTAACATGCTTGTTCCAATTGAAGGCACTCCATTAGCTGATGTTGAAAAACTAGACGTTATCGAGTGGATTCGTACAATTGCTGTAGCACGTATTGTTATGCCACATAGCTATATTCGTTTATCAGCTGGTCGTGAATCTTTAAGTGATTCAGATCAAGCTCTAGCATTTATGGCTGGTGCAAACTCTCTGTTCTCTGGTGATAAATTGCTTACCACTCCAAATGCAGGCGAAGGTAAAGACCAAGCCTTATTTAACAAACTAGGTTTAACTGCTGAAAAACCAAAACCTACAGTTTCTGATTTGTCAGTAGATGCAATGAGTGCTTAAGGCAGCTAAACACATTAAAAAGCCCTGATTATTCAGGGCTTTTTTCATTTATATAGAGGTTACTAATATTCCGTAACTCGCATTCAGAAAAGTTCCAACTCGAATGATATCCCTTCCTGCAGCATGTGTAACTGATAATTCTTGGCTTAACACATCAAAGTGAAAAGTTTCAAAAACATCTTGATGGTTTAAAAGCCATAGAATGGTATCTGAAATATTTTCATCCGCGATATAAGTCAAAGCTTTATAGTCTTTGCTCATGAATAACTCTAATAAAAAAACTTGGTAAATTTTATAGGAGATATTCAGAGCTTAAAAGAAATTTCCTTACGCCGCTTTAGGATTTACGAGTGAATGTCCAGACAACAAGCTCGTAAGCGCTTTAGGTGAGAACTCTAAAGAAAGTACATGATTCTTTAAATTAATCGAATGTCGACTAATCAAAGGCAATAACCCTTCCTCAGTTTCTAATACATACTCATCAGCAATATTTAGAATGCCCTCTAAATTGGTTGTACTAGACGCTAAGTCATGACTAAAAACATCGTAAATTGTTTGTAAATTAAACGTCGCGTTTTGTTCTGTAGGATGATGAAGTAAATAGTCTCTTAAAAATAAGACTAATTTATGGGCAAAGAAAAAGTAATTTGGTTTATAACTATATTTCATGTTGTTCATGGAAACAAACTCCAGACGATGTTTTATTGAATTACAACTAAAACACTAGGAATTAAACCTTAAAAAATTCTTAAAAAAATAAATATATTTATATAATATTAACAAATGAAGTTTGTCCATAAAAAACAAATACTTAAATATAATAAAAATATATAATTTATATTAATTTTTTAAAGAAAAACTTAACTTAATTAAATTCAATTACTTAAATTAAACTCAATATGAAATTATTTTAAATAAAATAAATTTATAATATTTTACCATCTGGTATAAAATAAAAATTAACTCAAATTAAATACTAAAAAATAACCAAACAAAATATGTAAAAATATAATGTAATTCTTGTTTTTTAATTGAAAGCTGCTATATTTCCACCGCATTACTTAATCAGAATAAAAGTACTGTAAAGTAATCTATCTATTTTAAGAGTACGTTTCGGGGATTTCATGAAAAAATTTATTTTTATTGCGGCTACTTCTCTTTTTAATATTACAGCAGCACAAGCAGCGGACGGTACAATAACGATTAATGGTTTAGTAACAGATAATACATGTACGATTGACACAGGAGATAAAAATCTTACTGTAAACCTACCAACTGTATCATCTCAATCTTTAAAAAATACTGGTGATGTTGCAGGCCGCACACCCTTTCAAATTAATTTAACGAATTGTGCATCAGCAGGTAAAGTTGCTACCTATTTTGAACCAGGTGCAACGGTCGACTTTAATACTGGTCGCTTATTAAACCAAGCTACATCTGGTGCAGCTGCTAATGTCAATATTCAGTTATTAGGAAGCAACAATGCAGTAATTCCTGTACTGGCTAAAGGAGCTTCAGGTGCACAAGATAATTCACAGTGGGTGAATGTTTCTGCTGGTGGTAATGCTGATCTTAACTATTATGCTGAATATTACGCTACGGGTGCATCTACTGCTGGTACTGTAACCTCACAGGTTAAATACACCATTATCTATCAATAAATAAAAACCAGCTTCTATTACTAAATAGAAGCTATATCTCATCTATTATTTATTATTGAGAATATGACTCATGCTTTTTTGTGGTCGTCAGTTTTTTTGGGGAATGGCTTTTCTACATGTAGCAATTGCTACTACAGCCCATGCCGAAATAGTACTTCATGGTACACGCGTTATATATCCATCAGACGCTAGAGAAGTGAGCTTACAACTCAGCAACAATGGTACTGCACCCTCTCTTGTTCAGGCATGGATAGATGATGGCAATGCTAAATCGACGCCCGATGAGTCAACTGTACCTTTTATTATTACTCCTCCTATTTCGCGCGTAGAACCGACTAAAGGACAAACCTTAAGAATTACAGCATTACCTAATGCATCTCAGTTAAATCAAAATAAAGAAAGTGTTTTTTGGCTTAATGTTTTAGATATTCCTCCAAGACCCGAAGGTAAAAAACAAGACAATAATGAAGTATTACCTAATAACTTCCTTCAATTAGCGATTCGTTCACGGATTAAATTCTTTTATCGACCAGTGAATTTAAAAGAAGCTATTGATACATCCAGTGAAAAAATTCAGTGGAAGAAAAATGATGAAACGTTGCTTATTAAAAACCCAACGCCATATCACATTACAATTAGCTCAATTTTTCAGGACGTAAACGGCAAAAAAATAGACTTATTAAAACAAGGTTTAATGCTATCCCCTTTTTCTGAAGACCAAATAAAACTTAAAAATAACAATATAAACAATATGAGCTTTATTTATATAAACGATTACGGCGGGCGAATTGAGCAAAAAATAAGGCTGTAATTTATCTATTTTTAAAATTTGAATACCTATCCATGAATAGGCCTAAAGACTATGTCAAAATGGTTCATACCCCGTATATGCTTTAAAAAGCGCACTACATATTATGTAGTATGTACTATAGCCATTAATGTGCCCTTAGCTGCATATGCTTCAGACAATATAACTGGGGTAAATGTCTTAAAAGCAGACTTTGATACTAATTTTTTAGTAGGCAATGCACACAAAATTGATATTGGTCGATTTAAATATGGTAATCCCATTTTACCTGGTGAATATAGTCTTGATGTCTATATTAATGGACTGTGGTTAGGCAAACGTAAGTTTCTTTTTAAAACAACAAATTCTAATGAAAATGCAAAGACCTGTTTTACAGTAAATATGCTTTTAGAGTACGGGGTCAAACCTGAGGTACTCCATAAAGAAGCAACTCACTCAGCTACTTGTAATGATTTAGGTGAATGGATCAAAGATGCTTTTTATTTATTTGATAGTTCTCGGTTAAGAATTGATATTTCGATCCCACAAGTTGCTTTACAAAAAAATGCTCAAGGATATGTCGATCCACATTTATGGGACCGTGGTATCAACGCAGCTTTTTTTGCTTACAATGCTTCAGCCTATCGTATTGTAAATAACAATCATGAAACAAATCATGCTTTTATGGGTACGAATGTCGGTATAAATCTTTATGACTGGCAATTACGCCATACTGGGCAATGGAAATGGCAAGATCACAACGAAATCCAGAATAAGATCTCTTCTTACACATCAAATAATACATACGCCCAAAAGGCATTTCCTAAACTCAATAGTGTCGTCACTTTAGGAGATTATTTTACCAATAGTAATTTTTTCGATGCCCTACCTTATCGCGGAATTAATATAGCAAGTGATGACCGCATGCTGCCTAATAGTTTGCTTGGATATGCTCCTCAAATTCGAGGTTATGCAAAGACTAATGCAAAAGTTGAAGTCCGCCAGCAAGGAAATTTAATTTATCAAACGACTGTTACACCCGGAAGTTTTGAAATTAATGATCTTTATCCCACAGGCTTCGGGGGTGAATTACAAATTTCCATATATGAAACTAATGGTGAAGTTCAAAAATTTTCTATTCCCTATTCTTCAGTCGTAGAGATGCTACGCCCAAAGATGAGCCGATATTCTTTTACTTTGGGACAGTTCAGAGATGCCAATATCAGTTTAAAACCATGGTTGTTACAAGGTAAATATCAAAGAGGTATTAATAACTATTTAACAAGCTATGCAGGGTTTCAAGCAGCTGAACATTATCAATCTTTTTTAATAGGCAGTGCATTTACTACCCCAATTGGTGCAATTGCATTTGATGTGACTCAATCAAAAGCCGAGTTTGATCAAATGCCAACACTGACAGGACAAAGTTACCGTTTAAGCTATAACCGCTTATTTGCTCCAACGAATACCAATTTGACTTTAGCCACCTATCGATACTCAACTGAAAATTATTTGAAATTAAGAGATTCAATTTTAATTCAAGACTTACAACAGCGAAATATTGATAGTTTTTCAGTTGGAAAACAAAAAAGTGAATTTCAGATCACATTAAATCAAAATCTTCCAAATCAATGGGGCAATTTTTACCTAGTAGGTTCATGGATTAATTACTGGAATCAACCCACTCGTAATCAACAATTTCAATTTGGATATAGTAATCAATTTAAGGATCTAACTTACAGTGTTTCGGCCATTACTCATGAACTTGACCAAGAAAATCAACGTTCAGAACACGAAACACAATATTTGTTGTCTTTATCTTTTCCACTTAAATATAAGAAAAATACGGTTAATTTTAACAGCTCTATATCCGAAGATAACCCAACTTTGGGCATGAGTGGTTTCATTGGAAACCGCTTTGAATATGGCTCATCAGTTTCATATCAAGACCAAGGCCAAACAAGCGTAAATATTAATGGGACTTATCGTACTAACTATACAACGGTGGGTGCTTCATTTAGTCAGTCTGATGCATATCAACAAGAAATGATTAATTTAAACGGAAGTGTGGTTGCGCATTCTCAAGGTATTTTATTTGGCCCGGATCAAGCTCAGACCATGGTATTGGTCTATGCACCTGAAGCTACTGGTGCACGGGTTGGCAATACAACAGGACTTAGCATTAATAAAAAAGGATATGCAGTTATCCCCTATGTTACCCCTTATCGTTTAAATGACATTAGCCTTGATCCTCAAGGAATGCCATCCAATGTTGAACTTTCGGAAACCAGTCACCGTATTGCACCGTATGCAGGCTCAATAACCAAAGTCAATTTCTCAACAAAAACAGGCTACGCTCTCTTTATTAGTACCCAAATACCTAATGGTGGCCATCTACCATTTGCCGCACAAGTTTTTAATCAAAACAACGAAGTGGTTGGAATAGTCGCTCAAGGAAGTCGAATTTACTTACGTACCCCACTAACCCATGATCATCTTTATGTGAAATGGGGAGAAAGTAATACCGAAGAATGTCAACTCGAATATGACATTCAATCAAAAATCTCACAGGAAAAACAATCAATTATTATGACAGAGGCAATCTGCAAATGAAAAAAATAGTTATAAGAAGTGGTTTATTGATCACTAGTTTATTTATTTATAATCAAACCTATGCGAACTGTACTTTAAGCAAAGGGTTTACCACAGTCGATATTCCAATAACCATTGGTACGATTGTAGTTCGCCCAACCGACCCAATAGGAACAGTTCTACAAAAGAATACTTTTAACATTTCACCAAATAATTCTACTGCAACGTGTAACCGTCCCGGTGACCAAATTACAGCGGCTCTACCTCTAAATTATCCAATTAGCTCAATAGGCAATAATGTTTATGCAACCAATATTCCGGGTATAGGCATTCGAATTTATCGTGAGGCAACTGACTCATCAAATTCTTCTGGCTATTACCCTTACAAACTTACATTGACACCTCATACCGCATATACACTTTCACCAGGCTACATTGTCCTAGAAATTATTAAAACTGCTGCTACTACAGGTTCTGGCGCATTGGTGGCTGGCCGTTATAGTACCTACTACGTAACAGGACAACAAAATCGGCCCTTTTTAACAACTACAGTGTTAGGTGGCTCGCCTATTCTCATTGCGTCTTCATCTTGCGAAATTCAAAGTGGTATAGATACGGTTGTTGAGCTTCCTACTGTGACAAAATCAGGTTTTAGAGCGATCGGCTCCACTCAAGGCGAGAAAAACTTTAACCTCTCCATCCTTTGTAATGGTGGTGAGAATAACTCTGGTGTTCCTACAAGTAACACATTGAGCTTAAGCTTTGACTATAATTCTGATACTTCAAACAGTCAGGTTATTAACAACAGCGCGGCTGAATCAACCAAGGCTAACGGTGTTGGTGTTGAGCTTCTATGGAACATGAATGGTGCAAATAATACGATTCAAAAAGGAAATAAACTAGGTATTGGTACAGTAGGCTCCAATCAAACAGTTCAATATGATGTGCCATTAACTGCCAGGTACTATCAAACCGCGACTAATGTAACCGCTGGTGAAGTGAAAGCAAATGCAACGGTCACGATTCAATATGATTAGATCAATTTCGTACTTTCTGCCTACTGAATCTTAAGAGGATATAATGAGAGATATTGAATGAATAAATTTATATGATTAAT
This window of the Acinetobacter sp. XH1741 genome carries:
- the blaOXA gene encoding class D beta-lactamase → MNTKALLLVTSTLFISACSPYIVTAHPNNNALKSDEKAEKIKNIFNEAHTAGVLVIQKDQTQQSYGNDLTRASTEYIPASTFKMLNALIGLEHHKVTTTEIFKWDGKKRLFPEWEKDMTLGDAMKASAIPVYQDLARRIGLKLMSNEVKRVGYGNANIGTQVDNFWLVGPLKITPQQEAQFAYKLAHKTLPFSQNVQEQVQSMLFIEEKNGNKIYAKSGWGFDVNPQVGWLTGWVVQPQGNIVAFSLNLEMKKGMPGSVRKEVAYKSLEQLGIL
- a CDS encoding N-acetyltransferase family protein, whose product is MTYSLDSKFRLIDCNEAEHAAAILEILNEAIINSTALYDYVPRPLESMKTWFSVKREKGFPVIGILDESGKLLGFASWGTFRAFPAYKYTVEHSIYIHHEHRGCGLSKVLMQALIQRAQEAELHVLIGCIDATNQASIGLHEKMGFTHVGTFKQVGFKFGQWLDAAFYQLNLNTPFEPVDG
- a CDS encoding XRE family transcriptional regulator gives rise to the protein MDDINIRIAHRIRELRLARGYTLDGLAARCQVSRSAISLIERGETSPTAVVLEKLAIGLEVPLTQIFTNETSSPSPQPLIHRDQQAQWQDPETGYIRRTVSPPNLKLPFQIVEIEFPPHSRITYEISESTKVVQQQLWVVEGKIDIQLGKNSYALCQGDCLAMQLDQPVIYSNNSSQIARYILVVSNQLLSAVKESL
- the ruvC gene encoding crossover junction endodeoxyribonuclease RuvC gives rise to the protein MALIIGIDPGSRLTGYGIIEKDGSKLRFVDAGTIRTETQEMPERLKRIFAGVERIVKFHGPTEAAVEQVFMAQNPDSALKLGQARGAAIAALVNLDLQVAEYTARQIKQSVVGYGAADKEQVQMMVMRLLNLTIKPQSDAADALAAAICHAHASGSMSKLSVLNALGGMARGRSRSSSRRR
- a CDS encoding NAD(P)H-hydrate dehydratase, coding for MQGVVYHSQDIQAWEQRWFAAQNSSLGLMQQAAWSITRQLIILFENHSIKQIAVWCGQGNNAGDGYFIASYLKQAGFHVEIFAAELGDSIDLRHAVHFAKENHVQVHQSFEVNKTFDCHIDALFGIGLNRELNTYWQQTIHQFNVQTGLKISIDIPSGLHANTGSTLPCAIRADHTFTILGLKAGLFTGQGKEYAGQLHLMELIPIDQELKALAYLSSAPIKLPKRMAFGHKGSYGHVLVVGGHEQMGGAVIMAAEAAFHAGAGKVTVICHRNHHQAILSRAPNIMLRDINKFDENDIKDILSQVDAVCFGMGLGRDDWAEKIYQQWINSLNQSKQLETVLDADALWFLAQQPEKLSSHIYATPHPGEAATLLGCSTVQIENDRIATIYALQHKYAGQWVLKGAGSLILDDNLYICTEGNAGMGTGGMGDVLAGMIASLKAQFHKGITLHEIVTLHAQAGDRLAQQGMRGLQAFEMNQAITQVVNQ
- the queG gene encoding tRNA epoxyqueuosine(34) reductase QueG translates to MTSSNTSRIAVQQIDPYELKAWIKTQALDLGFADCVIAKPDAQEQMPRFLEYLERGYHADMTYLEENLEKRADPTLLVPGTKSIICVRMNYLVESPKPRYVPFEPNSAIIARYARGRDYHKVMRGRLKTLATRIREKVGDFESRPFADSAPIFEKSLAESAGMGWTGKHTLLIHKKSGSFFVLGELFTSLDLPFDEPATAHCGSCSACIDICPTQAIVEPYMLDARRCIAYLTIEYKGIIAEELRSGIGNRIFGCDDCQLICPWNSFAKTASITDFNPRHGLDNINLLDIWQWDEATFLANTEGSPIRRTGYQSFKRNIAIGLGNAPYSKEIVDQLHNGKNLHDEIVNVHIDWAIEQQLHQLELSN
- the bioB gene encoding biotin synthase BioB; the protein is MTLRNDWNREEIQALYEQPFLDLVFKAQQVHREHFTANTIQVSTLLSIKTGKCPEDCKYCSQSAHYESKLEAEKRIAVEKVISEAKAAKDSGSSRFCMGAAWRNPHERDMPYVLEMVREVKALGMETCMTLGMLNQSQAERLKDAGLDYYNHNLDTSREYYSHIISTRTFDDRLNTLDYVRQAGMKVCSGGIVGLGESREDRIGLLHELATLPIHPESVPINMLVPIEGTPLADVEKLDVIEWIRTIAVARIVMPHSYIRLSAGRESLSDSDQALAFMAGANSLFSGDKLLTTPNAGEGKDQALFNKLGLTAEKPKPTVSDLSVDAMSA
- a CDS encoding fimbrial protein, with translation MKKFIFIAATSLFNITAAQAADGTITINGLVTDNTCTIDTGDKNLTVNLPTVSSQSLKNTGDVAGRTPFQINLTNCASAGKVATYFEPGATVDFNTGRLLNQATSGAAANVNIQLLGSNNAVIPVLAKGASGAQDNSQWVNVSAGGNADLNYYAEYYATGASTAGTVTSQVKYTIIYQ
- a CDS encoding fimbria/pilus periplasmic chaperone, coding for MLFCGRQFFWGMAFLHVAIATTAHAEIVLHGTRVIYPSDAREVSLQLSNNGTAPSLVQAWIDDGNAKSTPDESTVPFIITPPISRVEPTKGQTLRITALPNASQLNQNKESVFWLNVLDIPPRPEGKKQDNNEVLPNNFLQLAIRSRIKFFYRPVNLKEAIDTSSEKIQWKKNDETLLIKNPTPYHITISSIFQDVNGKKIDLLKQGLMLSPFSEDQIKLKNNNINNMSFIYINDYGGRIEQKIRL